The following proteins are encoded in a genomic region of Bubalus kerabau isolate K-KA32 ecotype Philippines breed swamp buffalo chromosome 13, PCC_UOA_SB_1v2, whole genome shotgun sequence:
- the OTOR gene encoding otoraplin has product MARLLLLFLPGLVAICAVHGIFMDRLGSKKLCADDECVYTISLARAQEDYNAPDCRFINVKKGQWIYVYSKLVKENEAGEFWAGSVYGNQSEDEMGTVGYFPSNLVQEQHVYQEATKEVPTTDIDFFCE; this is encoded by the exons ATGGCAAGACTGTTGTTACTTTTCCTCCCAGGTCTTGTGGCCATATGTGCCGTGCATGGAATATTTATGGACAGACTTGGTTCCAAGAAGCTGTGTGCAGATGATGAATGTGTCT ATACTATTTCTCTGGCGAGAGCTCAAGAAGATTACAATGCTCCAGACTGTAGATTCATTAACGTTAAAAAGGGGCAGTGGATCTATGTTTACTCAAAGCTggtaaaagaaaatgaagctggAGAATTCTGGGCTGGCAGC GTCTATGGCAACCAGTCTGAGGATGAAATGGGAACCGTGGGTTATTTTCCCAGCAACTTGGTCCAGGAACAACATGTATACCAagaagccaccaaggaagttcctacCACG gataTTGACTTTTTCTGCGAGTAA